Within the Clostridia bacterium genome, the region TACCTTTTGACCAACCGTCAACCGATCATTTGGGACTGGGACCTTTTGGCTGGCACTAGTACTACCAAAGAAGTCGGAGTACTAATGTACCCCGAATTTGGAGCCGTGGCTTTGTGGCCGGAGCTTCTAACTGTGGATGATCGGACTCTAAATCCTTATAAGATTTCAGCTGAAGATGTAGACATATTGAATTACCAAGTGTTTCCTTTCTGGGCTGATCGCTGCATCATGGAATATACCCGCCGGAAATACAACAACCCTCTATGTCAGAAACTTGACCAGCGGTGGGTGCTCTACTTCTCCTGGAAGCCCCATGCAGTTTCCCATACTATTCCCAATTTCCCCATGATTCTCAGCCGGGGCTTGCTTGATATCATTCGTGAAGCTAAGGAGAAGGAAGAAAAGGCCCAGACAGAAAAGGAGCGTAACTTTTATCGGGCCATACAACTTGCCCAGCAAGGGGTAATCAATTACGCCAATAACCTAAGCCAGAAAGCTTGGGAGATGGCACAGAACCTTAGCGACATTGATCCTGAACAGAGTCGGCGCAAAAAGGAGTTGGAGACCATGGCTGACGTGTGCGCTCGGGTGCCAGCTTACCCAGCTCGCGACCTGCAGGAGGCCATAAACTGTATCTGGATCTGTTGGGTGGCACTGCATATGGAGAATATGAACGCAGGACTATCCCTAGGCAGACTCGACCAGTGGCTGCAGCCCTATTTCTTAGCTGATGTGGCGCAGGCCAAAAGCGAACAAGAAAAAAAGGAGATCATAAAGAAGGCTATCGAGCTAGTAGGCTGCTTCTACCTCAAGTGCGCCGACCATTTGCCCACCGTACCGGATCTCGGCAACCGGCTCTTTGGGGGAAGCTCGTCGGACCAAGCCCTTACTTTGGGTGGTGTAGACCGGAACGGCGAGAGTGCCGTCTGCGATATGACCTACATTTTCCTCAAGGTCACCGAAATGCTTTCCTTACGTGACCCCAACGTAAATGCCCGCTATTACCCAGGGATAAACTCGGAAGAATACTTGAAGCGATTAATTGAGGTCAATAGCATCACTGCAGCTACGCCATCTTTACACAACGATAGTGTTATCATCCCGGCCTTGGTCAACCAAGGGTTTTCCCTGGAAGACGCCCGGGATTGGGAGGCTACCGGGTGCGTGGAACCTACTAGCTGCGGTCGACACTTCGGGCATACCAACTGTATGCTTCTAAATACGGTAGCTGCATTAGAAATGGCTATGAACAACGGGGTACACCCTCTAATTGGCGAGCAGGTGGGACCTAAGACCGGGAATCCATCTGATCCCAAGAGCTTCCCTTTCTTCGAGGATTTCAAGGAGGCTTACAAGAAACAGCTTAGTTTCTTGATTGACCAATCCATCGAGTATAACAACCTCCTTGGTACCGCCCACCAGTATTTGCACCCAACTCCCCTCTTATCGTCTTTCTTTGAGGGGCCGATGGAGAAAGGGAAGGACGTGATTGAGGGCGGAGCCCGCTACAATACTTCTGGAGCGGCTCTAGTGTCGATTACGGATGTCATCGATAGCTTGATGAGCATTAAGCAGCTGATCTATGAAGAGAAAATAGTAGACTGGAAAACCTTGCTTGATGCCTTGGCTAAAGACTTTGTCGGCTACGAAGCTTTGCATACCCGTATCCTCACCAAGGTACCCAAGTTTGGTACTGACGCCGAGGAACCCAGGAAACTAGCCCAGGAGCTCATCGATTTCATCTATGATGAATATCAGCGTCACGAGAACTATCGCGGGGGTAAGTACACCAGCGGCTTCTGGAGCATGTCCAACCATGTAGCTTTTGGCACCTTGTCGGGAGCCTTGCCCAGCGGTCGAAGGAAAGGAAAACCCTTCACTCCAGGAATTACCCCCTCGCCCGGAGTATCGGACCAATTGCTCCCTAGCATCCGGACCATCTCCAGTTTGGATCCTATTAAAATGCCCAACAACATCGCCTTCAATGTCAAAGTGGCCCCGGGGCCCCAGGATACTCACCAGGAGTTTGTTGAGCGGGTAACTGCTTATGCCAAAACCTACTTTGAACTAGGCGGCATGCAGATGCAGTTTAATATTGTCACCACCGAAATGCTAAAGGATGCTATGGTCCACCCCGAAAACTATCGCTGGCTCTTAGTTCGGATTTCTGGGTACAACGCCTATTTTGTTGAGCTAAACCCAGATATGCAGAAGGAGATCATTGAGAGAACCGAGTTCAACCTTTCTCACTAATAACCAACCCTCCGGCCTTACAGAATGTAGGGTCGGGGGCAGCCTTATTCTAGGTAGCGCTAGACGGGAAGGGGTTAAGCCCATGGCAAGACCGCGACATGCCAAGCCCCTAATTGTCGATGTTAAACGCAATGCTTTAGACGATGGCCCGGGAATTAGAACCACCATTTTCTTCAAGGGCTGTCCGCTATCCTGTGTCTGGTGCCAGAACCCCGAGGCTATCAGCCCTTACTCAGAAATCATGTTTTCGCCTGGCGATTGTATTGCTTGTCGTACTTGTATGCAGGTATGTCCGCAAGGTGCAATCGACCTTGACCGCCATCCATCCCCCATTAACCGGGCTTTGTGCCAGCGCTGCGGCACCTGCGCCGATAACTGCCCAGGGTTAGGGATGCGCCGCGTAGGTAAATACTACTCCCCAGATGAGCTTCTAGAGGTGGTAGCCAAGGATATTCCGTTCTATCGCAATTCTGGCGGGGGTGTTACTTTGTCGGGAGGGGAAGCGACTCTCTACCCCCGCTACCTGGAATCTTTTCTCAGGGGAGCCAAATCGCT harbors:
- a CDS encoding glycyl-radical enzyme activating protein, which gives rise to MARPRHAKPLIVDVKRNALDDGPGIRTTIFFKGCPLSCVWCQNPEAISPYSEIMFSPGDCIACRTCMQVCPQGAIDLDRHPSPINRALCQRCGTCADNCPGLGMRRVGKYYSPDELLEVVAKDIPFYRNSGGGVTLSGGEATLYPRYLESFLRGAKSLGIHIALETSGYYYQQEFQRSVLPYLDLIYFDVKILDSYLHRKYTGRSNQLILSNLRALLEYGRVPVLPRVPLVPGITDTPENLRVIAEFLKDIGLKKVALLPYNPMWVAKADNLSKKTAYRYEQWMTPEQKSRCASYFSDLTLEKF
- a CDS encoding formate acetyltransferase, with amino-acid sequence MSVAARLSDRFQEFSTGTFVTTILRAMSLYFQVNPEFRRNIIDEKPAQYRYVFNAKFQFRTRDDSICVYAIFEDGRMRVGKGKIESPDLTFNFKSPAGMRRLFSITKPADPLTMMLENELSTEGNLMYLAKFGHISKDMTMGKKKRKVLAEKKPNPNLIISYNPEARSSHPLSHRATLKSYPHDQVKVLDEPFLSEYSLEDFPRLRFIRERLYVNTGEICTERPRLITEYFLRHGFEKDASGRKRDPELRQAEALNYLLTNRQPIIWDWDLLAGTSTTKEVGVLMYPEFGAVALWPELLTVDDRTLNPYKISAEDVDILNYQVFPFWADRCIMEYTRRKYNNPLCQKLDQRWVLYFSWKPHAVSHTIPNFPMILSRGLLDIIREAKEKEEKAQTEKERNFYRAIQLAQQGVINYANNLSQKAWEMAQNLSDIDPEQSRRKKELETMADVCARVPAYPARDLQEAINCIWICWVALHMENMNAGLSLGRLDQWLQPYFLADVAQAKSEQEKKEIIKKAIELVGCFYLKCADHLPTVPDLGNRLFGGSSSDQALTLGGVDRNGESAVCDMTYIFLKVTEMLSLRDPNVNARYYPGINSEEYLKRLIEVNSITAATPSLHNDSVIIPALVNQGFSLEDARDWEATGCVEPTSCGRHFGHTNCMLLNTVAALEMAMNNGVHPLIGEQVGPKTGNPSDPKSFPFFEDFKEAYKKQLSFLIDQSIEYNNLLGTAHQYLHPTPLLSSFFEGPMEKGKDVIEGGARYNTSGAALVSITDVIDSLMSIKQLIYEEKIVDWKTLLDALAKDFVGYEALHTRILTKVPKFGTDAEEPRKLAQELIDFIYDEYQRHENYRGGKYTSGFWSMSNHVAFGTLSGALPSGRRKGKPFTPGITPSPGVSDQLLPSIRTISSLDPIKMPNNIAFNVKVAPGPQDTHQEFVERVTAYAKTYFELGGMQMQFNIVTTEMLKDAMVHPENYRWLLVRISGYNAYFVELNPDMQKEIIERTEFNLSH